The genomic window TACTGCCGAGAGCGGAGGTTCAACCTGGCTGACCACGTAAGCGATAACCTTCTCCTTGAAAGGGATGGTAACGTTGAACCCGTGAAAATGCTGAACAACTGAAGCTATCTTTTCTGCGAATTCATCTGGAAGAATGTCAACTGCCTCGTACGTTGCATCGATGCGCATTCTTTCGAAAAACCGTCCGTAAATGGCCGGCGATAGACTGTGGGAAACTGGATGTCCAATTATGCATAACTTCACTGACAAACCTCCTCGAGTGTTTCGAAGAACCCCGGAAAGGAAACATCGACTGCTTTCGAATCGCCTACCTCCACTCCTTCACCGCTCAGCAGTCCGGCTATTGAGAAAAGCATCGCAATCCTGTGATCACCATAAGAGTCGACCTTGCCTCCCGTTATTCTTTGAGGACCTTCAACGCTAAAACCATCTTCATATTCAAGGATCTCTACGCCAATTCTTCTGAAGTTCTGAACGGTAACGGATATCCTGTCCGACTCTTTCTTTCTCAACTCCCCGGCCCCTCTGAGAGTCGTTGTGCCTTCCGCAAAAGCTCCGGCAAGCGCAATCAGCGGAAGCTCATCTATCATTGAAGGAATCAAATCACTTCCAACATCCACTCCTCTAAGGCGGGAAGTCCTGGCCACGATTGCGCCAACCGGTTCTGGCAAGCTCTCTTCAATCTCCAGCTCGATGTCTGCACCCATACTCATGAGAAGTCTTAGGAATCCGGTCCTCCCTTGATTCAGTCCGACATTTCGAATCGTCACCTTGCCATTTTCATGAAGAACCGCCAGAACTATCAGAAAGGCGGCCGAAGAGATGTCGCCGGGTATCGAAAACCGGACAGGTAGAAGCTCGCTCTTTTCTACCTCAACTCTCTTCTGAATCACACTAATT from Mesotoga sp. UBA6090 includes these protein-coding regions:
- the aroA gene encoding 3-phosphoshikimate 1-carboxyvinyltransferase, translating into MRLLPSKKVVGEVVVPPDKSISHRALMMCSMCSDVSVVHNLLESEDTFRTFRMIGELGGSFRGGFDRMEISSASWRESSRPLDCGNSGTTARLMAGILSGKRGFHVLFGDDSLSGRPMKRVVTPLKEMGASISARQDSLLPMCISGGELRGCEHSLSVASAQVKSAILLAGIQAEGTTAVTEPHCSRDHTERLLRSMGAKISVIQKRVEVEKSELLPVRFSIPGDISSAAFLIVLAVLHENGKVTIRNVGLNQGRTGFLRLLMSMGADIELEIEESLPEPVGAIVARTSRLRGVDVGSDLIPSMIDELPLIALAGAFAEGTTTLRGAGELRKKESDRISVTVQNFRRIGVEILEYEDGFSVEGPQRITGGKVDSYGDHRIAMLFSIAGLLSGEGVEVGDSKAVDVSFPGFFETLEEVCQ